The Chitinophaga sp. H8 genome contains a region encoding:
- a CDS encoding DUF4199 domain-containing protein, translated as MTSKNHLIYGATTGVVMIVITIICYLLGVIQHEWAQYAPLAIILGGVILSCINFSKIHRREVTFSTTFSNGFKTVAVITLIFVIFALIFITIFPDIKAQAMANIALEMQNQGQSAEAIAAAQGKYTVVMIGKLLYGILSFGIVAALIGALVAKKNTNTPSPKL; from the coding sequence ATGACCAGCAAAAACCATCTTATATACGGAGCAACTACAGGTGTTGTGATGATTGTTATTACCATCATCTGCTACCTGCTTGGGGTAATACAACACGAATGGGCACAGTATGCGCCTTTAGCCATCATCCTGGGAGGTGTAATCCTCTCCTGTATCAACTTTTCCAAAATACATCGCCGGGAGGTAACCTTCAGCACTACTTTTTCAAACGGATTTAAAACAGTAGCGGTCATCACCCTGATCTTTGTAATATTCGCCCTGATTTTTATCACCATTTTTCCGGATATCAAAGCACAGGCGATGGCCAACATCGCCCTGGAAATGCAAAATCAGGGACAATCTGCGGAGGCCATCGCAGCCGCACAGGGAAAGTATACCGTGGTGATGATCGGCAAGCTGTTATATGGTATCTTGTCCTTTGGTATAGTAGCGGCCCTGATTGGTGCACTGGTAGCCAAAAAAAATACAAATACACCATCACCTAAATTATAA
- a CDS encoding glycosyltransferase family 2 protein, producing MSLDISIIVPLKNEEESLPELVAWIDRVMQAHHFSYEVWMVDDGSTDNSWQVIQQLAAQNKNIKGIKFQRNYGKSAALNEGFRAAQGNVVITMDADLQDSPDEVPELYRMIVEDGYDVVSGWKKKRFDNTFTKNLPSKLYNYTTTKMSGVALHDMNCGLKSYRKKVVKSIEVYGEMHRYIPVIAKWNGFRNIGEKVVEHRARKYGVTKFGLERFINGFLDLASIMFISKFGKRPMHLFGALGTLFFLVGFLIAFYLGFAKIFYDQYNMTDRPIFYLALVAMVIGSQLFLTGFIGELVARNATERNTYLVETRLEQKD from the coding sequence ATGAGTTTAGATATATCCATCATCGTTCCCTTAAAAAACGAAGAAGAATCTCTCCCCGAGCTGGTAGCCTGGATTGATAGGGTAATGCAGGCTCATCATTTCTCCTACGAAGTATGGATGGTAGATGATGGCAGCACAGATAATTCCTGGCAGGTGATACAACAACTCGCTGCGCAGAATAAAAACATAAAAGGCATCAAATTTCAGCGTAATTATGGCAAGTCGGCAGCGCTGAATGAAGGTTTCCGTGCAGCACAGGGGAATGTGGTGATTACCATGGATGCCGATCTGCAGGATAGCCCGGATGAAGTGCCTGAACTTTACCGGATGATCGTGGAAGATGGGTATGATGTGGTGAGTGGCTGGAAAAAGAAACGCTTCGATAATACCTTTACCAAAAACCTCCCCTCCAAATTATATAATTATACTACCACCAAAATGAGTGGTGTAGCGCTGCATGATATGAACTGCGGCCTTAAATCATACCGGAAGAAAGTCGTGAAATCCATCGAGGTATATGGCGAAATGCATCGCTATATCCCCGTTATCGCCAAATGGAACGGCTTCCGGAACATTGGTGAAAAAGTAGTGGAACACCGCGCCCGTAAATACGGTGTAACCAAATTCGGCCTGGAACGTTTTATCAACGGCTTTTTGGACCTGGCGTCTATTATGTTCATCAGCAAATTTGGTAAACGCCCCATGCACCTGTTTGGCGCATTGGGTACCCTCTTTTTCCTGGTAGGGTTCCTGATCGCTTTTTACCTGGGCTTTGCCAAAATTTTTTATGATCAATATAATATGACAGACCGGCCTATCTTTTACCTGGCACTGGTGGCGATGGTAATAGGATCCCAGCTGTTCCTCACAGGTTTTATAGGTGAACTGGTGGCCCGCAATGCTACTGAAAGGAATACCTACCTGGTGGAAACCCGGCTGGAACAAAAAGACTAG